The nucleotide sequence CTGCTTATCGAGCACATCAAAAGCTCTCAAGAAATTTCCACTTTTTTCACTTTGTCTCATACTTCTATGAATTATAAATGGAAGCATATATGCTGTATCATAAATATAGTTTATATTGTCATTGTAATGAAACATTTCGTCCATCACTGTAAGCTCATAGCTGTCTATTAATTGTCTTAGCTCTTCTCTCATGCTCTCTTTCATCGATATTGGAAATTGAAATTTAAAAGAATCTATATCTACAGTATCAATCTCTTTAAAGTATTCTATAAGGGACTTTAATGCTTTTATGTATTCATCCTTCGTAAATTCCCTATCATCTAATACTATAACAGCACCAATTCCCATATCATATAAAAATTCAAAAACATCACTAGCTCTGTTCCAATTACAGAATTCAGATCCTGGAAATATCCCCATATCCACACTGATTACATTTAGAAGCCTTACATACTTAAATTCAATTTCACTTTGAATCGCCTCAAGTATATCTCTATTGTCTTCTATTAAAAGCTCAAACGCATCTCCGATATCTATTACCTCTTTAAATTCCTTATTAAAAGTACCCAAATCTTCTGACATATTGATATATATTTTATCAATTAAATCTTCATAATTAAATCTGTCATAATCTTCAAGATAGTTATTTAAGCTATCCATACTTTCATCGATGTTAAATGTCTTAATTTTTTTTAATGCCTCAAATACTTCTTCACTAACTTTGTATTTCTTTCTGTACTGGTTTGGAGAACAATTAAATTGTATCTTAAAATGCTTATTAAGATATCTAACATGAGAAAAGCCAACATCCTGAGAAATTTCAGTTATAGTTTTATCTGTATCCAAAAGAAGCTTTAAAGCTTCATCTACTCTAGTTAAATTAAGTAAATCAGTAAAACTATATCCTGTAGTGTCTTTAATTTCATGTGATAAATAATGTGTACTTAAAAATTCTTTTTTAGCTATATCCTGAAGAGTTATATTATCATTGTAGTTATTGTATATATATTTTGTAATTCTATGATACCTTTCAAGCTGTTCTCCCTTTTCTCTAAGCTCTTCTCTTTCTGATGTTAAATAATGGAAGTTGTTTATTAAGTTATAGAGCAATTCAACAAGTATATCTTCTATTTTCTTATCATAATCTTCTTGTCTTTGAACAAATTCACATATTATTCTAGATAAATATTTTCTAAGAATATCATATTCTTCGCCCTTCTGCGCGTTATCATCAGTTATATTTGTATAAAAGAACATATTCTCTATATCGTTAAAGTATTTCTTAAAAAAAGCTGGATCTATGTGAAATATTAACATTCTATTATCTTCATCATCACTATAAACGCTGTGTGCTTCATCTATATTTACAATTTCAATATCGTTTTCAACAAGCTCATATTTATCAGAATCAATTGTTACATTAAAGTTCCCTTTAAGAACATACAATATTTCAATTGAATTATGCCAATGTATCGGGTAATTTATTACACTTGCATAGGATATTAGAACAGGTAAATCTGAAGGATAATCTATGTATTGTCTTCTCAAAATTAAGTACCTCCTAAGCCTTTTTATGAAATTACAGTTAAATCTATAAAACTATCAATTATAAAAAACCTATCAATTGTTTCTCAATATATCATACACCTATAATTTATGTCAATGTGACAATAATTTTAAATTAGATTCAACAAAATACATTATATTACATTATTTGTAATTTTTCTTGACTAATGAAGCTATTTTGTTTATACTAGTTAGAAGAGTCTTTTACCAAATTAATTATCTAATAAATAACACCATTTAATTATATTAGGTGTTTTATTTATTGTAAAATTAAGCATAATAAAGTTAAGTATTTATTTATAGTGATTTTATGTGTTTGGTAGAACTAACATGTTTTTAACAAATTAACTTTCTTTAAACACATTGAAGGGAGCTTTTAAAGTATGAAAAAAATTATACTTGCACTTATTATCATCAGTGTTATATCTGCATCATTATTTATATATAAAAATAATCAACCTAAAAAAACTGTAGTAAACGAACCCAAAAAGAAAGTTTCTACACCTAAAAAACAAGCCAAGAAACCCGAGGTAAAGAAACAGAACATCCTACTTGTAAACAAGCAAAGTAAATTATCAGGAAACTATATACCTCAAAATTTGAGAACTCCTAACGTTAAATTTATTAGTAGTTCTGATCCTAATGTAAATCAAATGGAGAGCGAAGCTGCAACAGGACTTGAAAATATGTTTAATGCAGCATCAAAGGATGGTCTTACACTTCTAGCTGTTTCAGGTTATAGACCTTATTCGTATCAGCAAAAATTATATAATGAAAAAGTAGCACGAGACGGAAAAGCCGAAGCTGATAAATATGTAGCTGAACCTGGTACAAGTGAGCATCAAACTGGATTGGCAATGGACTTACTATCAACCGAATACTCTTCTTTAGATGATGGATTTATGAATACAAATTCTTATAAATGGCTTCAACAAAATTGTGGTAAATATGGTTTCATAATAAGATATCCTAAGGATAAAGAAAACATAACAAAGTATAATTTTGAGCCATGGCATGTAAGATATATCGGTCTTCCTGCCTCACAAGAAATTATGAACAGAGGTATTACCTTAGAAGAATATTTAGCTGAACAGAATACTTCAAAATAAAAAATACTCCCCAAGATATTAATGCTTTGGGGGGTATTTTTTATTTATAGTTGAATGTCTAAATTTTCTCTCTGCTTTGAGTTTTATTTCTTTGCTAGCATACTGCTTTCTTGGAGTTCATGAATATAATGGCTACGCCCAAACCCCGGTAGGTTTACACAGATTTTTTGAATATTTGTAGGACTTCGGAGGCGTTTACTGGTCTTAGGTTTCCTATGGTTCCTCCTGTAAGCTTTACTGATTCCTTTGCCATTATGTCCAATTTTTCTTCTTCAATTCCAACATCTCTCAGTCTAGATGGTAAACCTAGTACATTTACAAAGTAATCTCTTGTTTTTTGTATTGCTTGATGTGCTATGTCATAGTGATTTTTTTCTTTGTCTATTCCCCAAACATTTACACCATATTCAACAAACTTGTACACTGTATCATTATTTAAAATATACTCCATCCAATTAGGTGTTAAAATTGCAAGCCCTACGCCGTGTGTTATGTCGTAATAAGCACTTAATTCATGTTCCATTAAGTGTACACTCCAATTAGTGTCTTTACCATATGTTAAAAGTCCATTTATCGCAAGACTTGAAGCCCACATTAGATTGGCTCTTGCCTCATAATCATCCGGCTTCTCAAGAGCTATTCCTCCATATTTAATACAAGTTCTTAATAACGCTTCTGCCATTCTATCCTGCAAATATGCTGTTTTTGTATTACTAAAATACACCTCAAATATATGACTCATAATATCAGCTGTTCCTGCTGCTGTTTGATTGGTAGGTACGGTATACGTATACGTTGGATCTAATATAGAAAACTTAGGAGCCATATCTGGATGTGCCGCAATTAGTTTTTCGTTTGTATCCATATTATTTATTACTGCCCACGTATCCATTTCTGATCCTGTTGCAGCAATGGTTAATATACTAGCTATAGGAAGCACCCTTTTTATTTTTGAGCCATCTAACACAATATCCCATGGATTTCCATCATATTCACATGCTGCTGCTATAACCTTTGCGCAATCTATTGCACTTCCTCCACCTATAGCTAGTACTACTTCAACTCCATTTTCTCTACATATTTTAACTCCTTTTTCAACTGTAGTTACTCTTGGATTTGGCTCTACTCCTGCAAGTTCATAAAATTTAATACTGTTTTTTTCAAGTATACTTACAGCTTTATCATATATTCCATTTCTCTTTATACTTCCTCCACCATAAACTATAAGCACTTTAGAACCATATTTTTTAAGCTCTCTTCCAAGTACATTTATCTTATCTTTACCGAAAAAAATTCTAGTTGGTATTGAATATTCGAAATCAACCACTTTAACCCCTCCTGTTTAGATTATTATTTAAATAATATAATGTAGGAATGCTTCTACATTATATATATTTTAAACCTACTTAAAATTATTACAATAATATTTTTACGCTTTTATCCATTTGTTACAAAATATTAACATTAGGTTATTATTTAGGATTTAAGTTAGCGTAAATCAGCATACATTTAATCATAAAATGAAAAGAGTGAGGCGTTAGAACAAAATTACTCCTCACTCTTTAACATCTTTTAAATTATAAAAATACCTCTACAGTTTCTATTAATAAGATTTTTTAAATATCTCAAGAACATCCTCTGCATTTATTGGTCTTAAACTTCCTATTGTTCCTCCAGAATTTCTAACAGCTTGCTTTGCCATTAGTTCTAGTTTATCTTTTCCTATTCCAACTTCTCTAAGCTTTGAAGGAATACCCAATGAATTAAAGTATTCTCTCGTATTTTTAATAGCCTCTCGTGCTATTTCATAGTTATCTTTGTTCTTGTCTATTCCCCAAACATTTATTCCATAAGAAACAAATTTATGAAGTGTATCGTCATTTAGAATATATTCCATCCAATTAGGTGTTAAAATTGCAAGTCCTACACCATGTGTTATATCATAATATGCACTTAACTCGTGTTCCATAGGATGACAACTCCATTTTCTATCCTTACCAAGTGATAATAGACCATTTATAGCTAAACTTGAAGCCCACATCAAATTAGCTCTAGCCTCGTAATCATCAGTCTTCTCCATTGCTATTTTTCCATACTTTATACATGTTCTTAAGATTGCTTCTGCTATACCGTCCTGCACATAAGCACCTTCAACACCACTAAAGTAAGATTCAAAGGTGTGACTCATAATGTCAGCTGTTCCCGCTGCTGTTTGATTTTTAGGTACTGTAAAAGTATATGTAGGATCTAACACTGAAAATTTAGGTCTCATATCATCATGTCCTACTCCAAGCTTTTCATTAGTCTCCATATTTGAAATTACTGCAATTTGATCCATTTCAGACCCTGTTGCTGAAAGAGTAAGTATACTTGCAATTGGAAGAACTTTAGTTATTTTAGATGGATCTTTAACCATGTCCCATGTATCGCCATCATAATAAACTCCAGCTGCAATTACCTTAGAACAGTCTATTGCACTTCCTCCCCCTATTGCTAATACTAAATCCACATTATTTTCTCTACATATTTCTATGCCTTTTTTTACTGTTGTTATCCTAGGATTTGGCTCTACTCCTGAAAGTTCATAGAAAGCTATATTGTTTTCTTTTAATATAGCTGTTGCTCTATCATATATACCGTTCCTTTTTATACTTCCTCCGCCATAAACTATAAGCACTCTTGAGCCATATTTCTTAATTTCTTCTCCAATTACGTCTATTTTTCCTTTTCCAAAAAAAACTTTAGTTGGTATTGAATAATCAAAACTTAGCATACTTCTTACCTCCTAGTAATAGATTTATAGTTTGTCTACTTATATTTTACTATTTTATTATTTTAATACAAGCATCTAATATGAATAAACAACGAAATTTCATGCAAACTACTATTATATAAATAAATTGAGGGGGTGAATTTTTCGTTGTTTAATAAAATTTTTAATAAAGAAGAAGCATCTAAAAATAACGCGAAGACGGTTTCAACTAGCCTTAAAACAAATAAACATACTATAGAAACCTTATTTACAAATTGCTCAGATTTAACGATTAGAGAATTTAAAATAGCTAATAATAGAAATTTTTCTGCAATGATTGTCTACATAAATAATCTTATCCAATCTGATGTAATAGAATCCTCTGTTATAAAAAAACTTATAGAAGAAGATTACAATAACCATCCCCATTTAAACATATTTGAATATACAAAATCAATTTTTGCTGTTAATGATAAAAATGTATATAAAAGCATGGATGATGTTATATTGTCCATTTTAAAAGGAAGTATAGCATTATTCCTAGATGGTGAAAGTAAAGCAATTATTATAAGTATTGGAAAACCCCCTGAAAGAGCTATAACAGAACCAACTGTTGAAACTGTAATAAGAGGTCCTAGAGAGGGCTTCACTGAATCTTTAACCACAAATGTAGCCCTTTTAAGAAAAAAAATTAGAAGCACTGATTTTAAAGTGGAAGAACTTACTTTAGGTGAGAATTCAAAGACAACTGTAGCTATTACCTATTTAGCTAATGTAGCTAACCCTAAAATAGTAGAGGAGATTAGAAGACGAATAGGAAAAATAACGATAGACTCCATAATTGGTATGAATTACATAAAGGAATACATACAGGATGAAGCTTTTTCTGCCTTTCCAACTGTGTTCTCAACAGAAAGGCCTGATGTTGTTGCCGGAAAGATTTTTGAAGGAAAAATAGCTATACTAGCTGATGGTACACCTATTGTATGCACTGCTCCTGCAATATTTTTTGAATTTCTTGAGACAAATGAAGATTTTTTTATAAATTTTATTCCTGCAACCATTAATCGCTGGATTAGATATACATCGTTACTTATATCCATACTTTTACCAGGCTTATATGTTGCTATAACCACTTTTCATCAAGAATTAATACAAACGCCATTACTCATAACTTTTATTCAAACTCACGCATCTGTGCCTTACCCTACTTCTACAGAGACCTTTTTCCTTTTAGTTGCATATCAGATAATGATAGAGGCTGGTATTAGAATGCCACGGGCTGTAGGGCAATCCATAAGCATCATTGGAGCACTAATTATAGGGCAATCAGCCGTAGAAGCTGGTTTAATAAGTACACCCGTAATTATTGTCGTTGCAATTACTTATATTGCCTCTTTTGCTGTTCCAGTCAATGAAATGCACAACGCCTTAACTTTGCCAAGATTTATATTCATGGTTTTAGGAACTACTCTAGGTCTATTTGGTTTAACCTGCGGTTATCTTGTTCTATCATTAAAATTAATTTCAATCCGCTCTTTTGGAGTTCCCTACGCAACACCTATAGCTCCTACTTCTAAAGAAAACCTTCTTGACATTGTTATTAGGAAACCTTTGTGGGCAAAGCTAAAGCGTTCTCCAAAGGTTTCTGATAAGAACTCAACCAAAAGACAGACTAGAGGCCATCTTAACCTTGCCATAAAAGATATTAGAAAGGCTATTGATAAAATTAAAAAATCTCACTAAGGAAAGGGTTGAATTAAATTGGAAAAAAAGATATGCTCAAAACAAATGTTTTCACTAATTGTCCTGTGTGTGCTTGGCAGTTCCATAATATTTTTCCTAAATCCAGAGGCTGAGCAAAATGCATGGATAGGCGTACTCATGTGCATAATACCAGCTCTTATATTTCAATCTACATATATATATTTGTGGCAAAACCATAAGGATGACAGTATAATTCAGTATATGCCAAAAATATGGGGAAAATTTCTAGGAAGTATTTTTAGCTTTTTTTATTTAACTTTCTTTATATATACTGCCTCAAGGGTTTTAAGAAACTTATCTGTATTAATAATCACATCTTCAATGCCTAGAATGCCAATTTTTTTAATTTGCATGATTTTGATGTTTGTATGTTGGTATGGTGTGTATTTAGGAATTGAAAACATATCTCGTTTGATGTATGTATTTTTATTTGCTTGGATAAGCTTTTTTGCCTTTGAGTGGATATTTTTTATTATTCCTCCAAACCAAATTGAACCTAAGCATATGTTTCCAATACTTGAAAATGGAATTGTTCCTGTTATAAAAAAAAGTCTTTCTGTTATAGCTTTTCCTTTTGGTGAAAACATAATATCCACGATGCTTTTTCCCCTTGTGTCTGACCAGAAAAAATTAAAAAAATATGCATTATCTGCAGTCATAGTGCAAGGTATTCTTATTTCCCTAAGTACCCTTCTTTGTATATTAGTACTTGGACTTAAGTTTTCAATTTCAGCCTTATTTCCTTTTTTGCAAACCTTGCGTGTCTTAAAAGTCACTGAATACTTTGACAGGTTGGATATATTTGCCATTATAATTGTGGTTATTGTAAGTTTTACAAAAGTAAGTGTTTTCTGTTATGGTGCTGTTAAAGGAACTGCTCAACTATTTAAAATAAAAAACTCCAAATGGCTTTCAATTCCAATTTCAATATTAATCTTAATCATATCAAGGTTAATGGCATCAAACTTTCCACAGCACATACATATACATATAGATATTTTTATAAAGTACTTAAATGTTCCACTTACAATCATTCTCCCCCTTTTAACAATTATATTATTTAATCTAAAAAAACTAAAAAAGGAGAATAAGTCATGAGAAAGCTCATTTCAATATTTTTGATATTATGTACTTTTTTATTATGTGGTTGCAGTGATGTTAAGCATGAATTAAATAGATTGTCTCTAGTACTTTGCAGTGGTATAGATTTAAGTGAAGATGGCAGATATATATACACCGTTGAGATATTAAATGTTGGAGCTTCTTCTCCTCAATCTTCTGGTAAGCAAGGTGCATCACCCAGCATAAATGTATTTAGCAGCGAAGGGCATACCATAACAGAAGCCTTTAATAATGCCTCTGTACTCTCTGGAGAGCCGCTATTTTTCGCACACAGCAGGATGGTTGTTGTAGGTGAAAGGTTAGCTAAATACGGTTTAAGTGACATGATGGATAAACTTTTTAGACACTATACAATAAGACCTGACGGCTTAATATTTGTAACAAAAGGTAACGCAAGAGACATAGTGTCTACCTATACACCAGACCAGCCCCTTCCCGCTGAAAAGCTGAGAACTATGTCTATGCTGCAAGAAATGACTGGATATTCAATCTCCTATTCAAGATTAGACCTTGTAAAAGCATTAACCAGTAAATCACATGCCGGCGCAATTGGACTTATATCTCTTAGGCCTGATCAAAAATTTTCTAATAGATTTAATATGTATGGAGCAGGCGTTTTTAAAAAAGATAAATTAGTTGGATACTTAGACACTTATGAAACAAGGGGGCTACAATGGGTAACTGGACATATCTCAAGCGGTTCAATACTAGTTCCTCTTCCAGACGGCAAAAGAATTGTGTTTGATATAATAGATTCAAAATCAAAAATTAAAACCAAAGTTAATGGTAACAAATTGACTATGGAAATAAATGTAGCTGAAGAGAGCTTAATATCAGAAACCAATGATAAAACTAACGTAATGAAACACTATAAAGAGATGAATAAACTAGCTAAGCTTGAAAGCGAAGCTATTAAAAAAGAGGTCAGCTCTGCCTTAGCTGCCTCACAAGATAGACTGAAAACCGATATATTTGGTTTTGGCAGCGAGATTTACAGAGATAACCCAAAATATTGGAAAACCGTTGAAAACAATTGGGATAATATTTTTCCTAATGTAAATGTTAAAATTAATGTAAAGTGTATTGTAAGAAGACCCGGTCTAACATCTCAGCCTATAATTTAGATAACCTTACTTAAATAATTCAATTATTTCATTTTCATCTAAACCAGAAAATACTTCGCTTGTAGATAAATCCTCTGAAAGAAGACTGTCTACAAGCCTCTTCTTTTCCTCCTGCAAACGTATGATCTTTTCTTCAATAGTTCCCTTTGCCACAAGCTTTATAACCTCTACTATATTTTTCTGCCCTATTCTGTGCGCTCTATCTGTTGCTTGTTCTTCTACTGCCGGATTCCACCATGGATCAAAATGAATGACAACATCCGCAGAGGTTAGATTAAGACCTGTTCCTCCTGCCTTTAAACTTATTAGAAAAACAGAGTTATTTCCCTCATTAAAGTCCTGAACCATATTCATCCTATTCTTAGAATTTATACTTCCATCTAAATAGCTGTATTTTATTTTCTCTTCTCTAAATCTTTCAGCTATATTCTTTAACACAGAAGTGAACTGAGAAAATACTAATATTTTATGCCCCTCATCAATGCTGTGATTTAATAGCTCTATAAGTGCGTTTATTTTAGCACTTCCTCCTGTATAGTCCTCCATTACAACAGATGGATCAAGGCAAATTTGCCTAAGTCTTGTTATATATGAAAGTATCTCAATTTTACTTTTATTGAACTCGTCATACTCTACCCTTTTTTCAATTAAACTAACAGCATACTTTGCATAGGTGCTGTAAACTTTCTTCTGCTTACTTTCCATATCAACTGCAACTATCTTTTCTATTTTATTAGGAAGCTCCTTAACAACTTCCTTTTTCTTTCTTCTTAAAATAAATGGCTTTATAAGTCTATTAAGATCCTCAATCACCGCAGGTTCCTCTTTAAGCTTTTTATAATATCTTACACTAAATCTATCCTCATCATAAAGGTATTCAGGCATTATAAAATCAAATATAGACCACAGTTCCATAACAGAATTCTCCATAGGAGTTCCTGAAAGTGCAAATCTATTAACTGCATTTATCTTCTTTACACTTATAGCATTTTGAGAATGAGGATTTTTTATATTTTGAGCCTCATCTAGTATACAATAATCAAATTCTAAGGCCATATATGAAGATAAGTCCCTCTTTAAAAGGTTATAGGTAGTTATTATAACTTGAAATTCATTTAAATTTTCAATTATAACTTCCCTTTCTTTTTTTGTTCCAACTGATGCTGCTACTTTAATACTTGGAGCAAATCTTTCAAACTCCTGTATCCAATTATATACCAAGGAAGTAGGTACCACTATTAATGACTTTTTGCCTGGGCTAGATAGCAAAAACGAAATGACTTGAAAGGTTTTACCAAGTCCCATTTCATCTCCAAGTATTCCTCCGAAACCAAAGTAATCCAAAGTTTTAAGCCAATTGTATCCCTTTTTTTGATATTCTCTTGGATGCCCCTTTAAAGTCCTAGGCAGCTCAAATTCTAAGCTCTTTTCCTCCTTAAATTTCTCCCTTATCTTCTTAAGCTCCTCTTGACCTTTTATGTATCTAATGCCCTTTTCCTCTAGGTATTCATCTACATAAATACTTTTACTTTTAGGTATCTTAATGTTATTTTCATCTAACTTTTTAGGAGAAATGGAATCTAATAACTTTAAGAAATTCTTAAGCTGAAGTTCTTCTAAATCAATAAATTCTCCATTCTTAAGCTTATAGTATTTAAGATTATCTCTAAATGCCCTGAGTATCATAACTGTTTCCCCTGGTGGTATATCATCAATCTTAAATTTCATTTCAAAATAATTGTATTTTCCCGTTTTTATATGCCCGCTTATTCCCTTGCTGCTAATATGCTTTATACCTTTAAAGTTTTCCGAATAAAATACTTCTCCAATTTTCTGAAGTCTTACTATTTCTGTCTTGAAAAAGGTAAAGGCATAGTCATCTCCAAAACCAAGCAGGAATTTATTTTTAATTCTCTCAAATCTAAGGGCTCTTACAGTTTCTAAAACTTCAATTTCTCTTTTTGAATCTCTGTAAATCACTTTCTCATTAAAATCCTCGAAGATATTAAATTCAAAAGCTCCATACTTAACTTTAACAGTAAGTATAGTATTTCCATCTTCATTATCAAAGTAAAATTTAAACTCACACTTAGCTACTACTATTTTATCTGTTATATTGGAAGACAGTGATATACTATTAGATAGTCTTTTTAAATCCGGAACTAATTTCCTTAGAATAGTCTCTTCTTTTTCTCCAGATAATCTAACTTCTTCCGCTTTATTAAACACCTCGAAATACGGCCCTATTTTTTCACAGTACTCATAATCTGGAATATATATTCCCAGTCCATATAAAAAAACATTATTTTTAGAACTTAAGGATATTGGCATTCCAGAAGGCACACTTAAAACATAATCGTCCTCTACATCCCTAAGGCTAATTTCAATTGGAGGTTTTTCCTCTATAATTTCTACATCTGTGCTTAAATCAAAACCTTCATTTAAATAAACCCTATGATTCTTTATAACCTGAAAAAATTCTCTAACAAGATAGTCAGGCACATAGACGTACTTTCCATCTATAAAAGATTTCTTAATCTTTCTATTGTAAGAGAATGGCTTATCTATATTAATAATCATCTGGATAAAATCTACAAGCTTTTTATCCTTAACACTTAGTTTTTGTTCCTTCATATTCAATATAAGCTTTTTACCATAGGGTATTGGGATGTTTTGATATATGCCTAAAAGAAAACTATTTATATCTTTTAACACATAAAGATTATTTGAAGTCATAGTTTTAAGTCCTATTTTAAGTTCAAAATAAATTCTATTATCCCATCTATCTTTATTTATATAAACCTCTATTTTTAGCTCCTCTTTTGAACTATCCCCTCCAAGGAGAATATCCAAGGTATCCTTAATGCCTAAAAGTTTATTAAGCTTACGCTTTTCAGCTTTTTTTAATCTTGTATTTTTAGAAAGCTCCTCCAGCGAACTATAAAAGGTTGCTATTAAATGCTTACAGCAGTAATTTTTCTTTGCTGCATTCTTCTCATAATCAGCACAACTACAATAAGTCCCTACTATACTCTTATCAGTTGGGTCCATTTGTATTTCCGTACTGTACTGACTAAAAAGACTTTCAGATATAACATTACCCTTTATACATATACTATCTTCATCATCTTTAATATCTACTGAAGAAACTAAGTCATTTTCAAATACTCTCTGTCCTTTTGATTGGTTTTTTCCCGCAACGCTTTCATTAAATATCTGAAGCAATTCATTTTTATCCATGCTATTATCTCCTAATTACTATAAAAGAATATATATATCATAGAATATTTAGTATATAAAATCAATAAAAAAAGAGCACCTAAAAGTGCCTTTACAAGAAACCATCGACGTTATGTTTCCTTTAAAACAAACAGGGTTTGATTCTGAATAAGTCTTACGGTTATATGCATTACCATCTTCTGCTTTATTCTTTGCATGTTTTTTGCTGCATCTATCTTATCTACCATATTCAATTCTTCAAATTTAGCATGAACTAATTCACAACAAACCTCTTCCTCTTCTTTATAGCTTTCTATCAGCGTTATTTCATTATTTTTATCAACTATTTTTAAATTTCTATTTTTACCACTAAGAATTGGCTGAACTATATATTTTACTCTTGTCACACATC is from Clostridium acetobutylicum ATCC 824 and encodes:
- a CDS encoding DEAD/DEAH box helicase; translated protein: MDKNELLQIFNESVAGKNQSKGQRVFENDLVSSVDIKDDEDSICIKGNVISESLFSQYSTEIQMDPTDKSIVGTYCSCADYEKNAAKKNYCCKHLIATFYSSLEELSKNTRLKKAEKRKLNKLLGIKDTLDILLGGDSSKEELKIEVYINKDRWDNRIYFELKIGLKTMTSNNLYVLKDINSFLLGIYQNIPIPYGKKLILNMKEQKLSVKDKKLVDFIQMIINIDKPFSYNRKIKKSFIDGKYVYVPDYLVREFFQVIKNHRVYLNEGFDLSTDVEIIEEKPPIEISLRDVEDDYVLSVPSGMPISLSSKNNVFLYGLGIYIPDYEYCEKIGPYFEVFNKAEEVRLSGEKEETILRKLVPDLKRLSNSISLSSNITDKIVVAKCEFKFYFDNEDGNTILTVKVKYGAFEFNIFEDFNEKVIYRDSKREIEVLETVRALRFERIKNKFLLGFGDDYAFTFFKTEIVRLQKIGEVFYSENFKGIKHISSKGISGHIKTGKYNYFEMKFKIDDIPPGETVMILRAFRDNLKYYKLKNGEFIDLEELQLKNFLKLLDSISPKKLDENNIKIPKSKSIYVDEYLEEKGIRYIKGQEELKKIREKFKEEKSLEFELPRTLKGHPREYQKKGYNWLKTLDYFGFGGILGDEMGLGKTFQVISFLLSSPGKKSLIVVPTSLVYNWIQEFERFAPSIKVAASVGTKKEREVIIENLNEFQVIITTYNLLKRDLSSYMALEFDYCILDEAQNIKNPHSQNAISVKKINAVNRFALSGTPMENSVMELWSIFDFIMPEYLYDEDRFSVRYYKKLKEEPAVIEDLNRLIKPFILRRKKKEVVKELPNKIEKIVAVDMESKQKKVYSTYAKYAVSLIEKRVEYDEFNKSKIEILSYITRLRQICLDPSVVMEDYTGGSAKINALIELLNHSIDEGHKILVFSQFTSVLKNIAERFREEKIKYSYLDGSINSKNRMNMVQDFNEGNNSVFLISLKAGGTGLNLTSADVVIHFDPWWNPAVEEQATDRAHRIGQKNIVEVIKLVAKGTIEEKIIRLQEEKKRLVDSLLSEDLSTSEVFSGLDENEIIELFK
- a CDS encoding Ger(x)C family spore germination protein; translated protein: MRKLISIFLILCTFLLCGCSDVKHELNRLSLVLCSGIDLSEDGRYIYTVEILNVGASSPQSSGKQGASPSINVFSSEGHTITEAFNNASVLSGEPLFFAHSRMVVVGERLAKYGLSDMMDKLFRHYTIRPDGLIFVTKGNARDIVSTYTPDQPLPAEKLRTMSMLQEMTGYSISYSRLDLVKALTSKSHAGAIGLISLRPDQKFSNRFNMYGAGVFKKDKLVGYLDTYETRGLQWVTGHISSGSILVPLPDGKRIVFDIIDSKSKIKTKVNGNKLTMEINVAEESLISETNDKTNVMKHYKEMNKLAKLESEAIKKEVSSALAASQDRLKTDIFGFGSEIYRDNPKYWKTVENNWDNIFPNVNVKINVKCIVRRPGLTSQPII